One part of the Marinobacter sp. M3C genome encodes these proteins:
- a CDS encoding nitrous oxide reductase family maturation protein NosD, giving the protein MHQILRLVAVLTVALLSLTAQANIQQQLDALEPGVVFELPPEQVPPIVIRVANVTVRCHADTVIDGGGEGNAVLIEAVGVTFSGCRVRNWGSDLNELDAGVFVAREARGVTVADNNLQGSAFGVWLDATPDATVVGNVIRGNASMRSNDRGNGIHLFNTQGALIEGNDIRQTRDAIYIETSNHNRIRNNVMVDLRYGIHYMYSMDNLLENNVTRNTRTGYALMQSKRLTVLNNRSENDENYGILMNFITQSELRGNVVTGVSKGQFAGAAMSGAEGKAVFIYNSLYNTFTDNVFANSNIGIHLTAGSEDNTMFNNAFVNNQRQVKYVATRTQEWSKDGVGNYWSDYLGWDRNQDGTGDVPYEPNDNVDRLLWTYPEAKVLMFSPAVDTLRWVQDAFPVIKAAGVQDSHPLMYPPEPERVPSAVSNPNSAEPQ; this is encoded by the coding sequence ATGCACCAAATTTTGCGTTTAGTGGCGGTCCTGACCGTCGCTTTGCTATCGCTAACCGCACAAGCGAATATCCAGCAACAGCTAGATGCGCTGGAACCGGGGGTGGTTTTTGAGCTACCACCTGAACAGGTTCCACCGATCGTTATCCGGGTGGCGAATGTGACGGTTCGCTGCCATGCCGATACGGTGATTGATGGCGGCGGTGAGGGCAATGCGGTGTTGATTGAAGCCGTCGGCGTTACGTTCAGTGGCTGCAGAGTGCGTAACTGGGGCTCGGATTTGAATGAGTTGGATGCGGGGGTTTTTGTGGCCCGTGAGGCACGTGGCGTTACGGTTGCGGACAACAACTTGCAGGGTTCGGCCTTTGGCGTGTGGCTGGATGCCACGCCGGATGCGACGGTTGTCGGTAATGTGATTCGTGGCAATGCCAGTATGCGTTCCAACGATCGGGGTAATGGTATTCATTTGTTCAACACCCAAGGCGCGTTGATTGAAGGCAATGACATTCGCCAGACCCGCGATGCGATTTATATTGAAACCTCTAACCACAACCGCATTCGCAATAACGTGATGGTCGATTTGCGCTACGGCATTCACTACATGTATTCGATGGACAACCTGCTGGAAAACAACGTTACCCGTAACACGCGCACCGGTTATGCGTTGATGCAGAGCAAGCGGCTGACGGTGCTGAATAATCGTTCCGAGAACGATGAGAATTACGGTATTTTGATGAATTTTATTACCCAGTCCGAGTTGCGGGGCAATGTGGTTACCGGTGTGTCGAAGGGGCAGTTTGCCGGAGCGGCGATGTCGGGTGCCGAGGGTAAGGCGGTGTTTATTTACAACTCTCTGTACAACACCTTTACCGATAACGTGTTTGCCAACAGCAATATTGGCATTCACTTAACCGCAGGCTCAGAAGACAACACCATGTTCAACAATGCCTTCGTGAATAACCAGCGTCAGGTGAAGTATGTGGCCACCCGCACCCAGGAGTGGTCGAAAGATGGCGTGGGTAATTACTGGAGTGACTATCTGGGCTGGGATCGAAATCAGGATGGCACCGGCGACGTTCCTTACGAGCCTAATGACAACGTCGATCGTCTGTTGTGGACCTATCCGGAAGCCAAGGTGCTGATGTTCAGCCCGGCGGTGGATACCCTGCGCTGGGTGCAGGACGCGTTCCCGGTGATCAAGGCCGCCGGGGTGCAGGATTCCCATCCGCTGATGTATCCACCTGAGCCTGAACGTGTTCCATCGGCTGTTTCTAACCCGAATTCTGCGGAGCCGCAATGA
- a CDS encoding NosR/NirI family protein: MSVRFSNIVNLIVMALVLALLAGVTHVKADPVDKYQPVAGRQVITQTLPQVTEVRPRESNRAIGELFAGEELVGYTYQSLDFVQTPAYSGKPLNIQVLMNTDGEILKTRVIHHSEPILLIGIPEYKLHDFTDQYTGLKADQRVTVGGNTNERKVAVDGLSGATVTVMVVNEVIMRTAHRVGVELGLVEGAGIKRPPIAEVNNEQFQQANWQQLTGDGSIRRLLLTRGQVDDSFKGSDAEGVDAAAPDQREDPLIDLYTAYLDAPTIGRNLLGESQHEWLNSLLKEGEHAIAVMASGSYSFKGSGYVRGGIFDRIQIRQFGDTFNFRDLDFYRLSDVYSEGMPDFSEMAIFIIRQQYNFDPGTPWTLELTVKRQTGPLDSKFQVFPLEYQLPEQYYTRADVVVSQEEWLETQPMWVQVWYQKQFQIVVLGAGILVLLFVLFFQDWLVKRPNLTRWIRHGFLTYTLFFIGWYALGQLSIVNVLTFVHSFMSGFSWQTFLIDPIMFILWAVVAGIVLLWGRAVYCGWLCPFGALQELLNEIARKLKIPQYNVPFAVHERLWAIKYIILLVLFGVSLESMAMAERLAEIEPFKTSITLHFARSWPFVLYAVVLLVINLFTRKVYCRYLCPLGAALALPTKLRVFDWLKRRKECGTPCRLCEKECEVQAIHPDGTINFMECHYCLDCQVTYFDDNKCPPLIVKHRGKRRGQNSPGRPEQIPVVEVK, translated from the coding sequence GTGAGTGTCCGTTTCAGCAATATCGTAAATCTGATTGTCATGGCGTTGGTACTGGCACTGCTCGCAGGCGTCACCCATGTAAAAGCCGACCCCGTTGACAAATACCAGCCGGTTGCCGGTCGCCAAGTGATCACGCAAACCCTGCCCCAGGTCACCGAAGTGCGCCCCCGCGAAAGCAATCGCGCCATTGGCGAGCTCTTCGCCGGCGAAGAATTGGTGGGCTACACCTACCAAAGCCTCGACTTCGTGCAAACGCCCGCCTATTCGGGCAAACCCCTTAACATTCAGGTATTGATGAATACCGACGGCGAAATCCTTAAAACTCGCGTGATTCATCACTCCGAGCCGATTCTGCTGATCGGTATCCCGGAGTACAAACTGCACGACTTTACCGACCAGTACACCGGCCTAAAAGCGGACCAGCGGGTTACTGTGGGCGGCAACACCAACGAGCGCAAGGTGGCGGTAGACGGCCTGTCCGGCGCTACCGTCACGGTGATGGTGGTGAACGAAGTTATCATGCGCACGGCCCACAGAGTTGGCGTAGAACTTGGCCTGGTGGAAGGTGCCGGCATCAAGCGGCCACCCATTGCCGAGGTTAATAACGAGCAGTTTCAGCAAGCTAACTGGCAGCAACTGACGGGTGATGGCTCCATTCGCCGCCTGCTGCTGACCCGTGGTCAAGTGGATGACTCGTTCAAAGGCAGCGACGCGGAAGGCGTAGATGCCGCCGCTCCCGATCAGCGTGAAGACCCATTAATAGACCTATATACAGCCTATTTGGACGCCCCCACCATTGGCCGCAATCTACTGGGTGAAAGCCAGCACGAATGGCTGAATTCTCTGTTGAAAGAAGGCGAACACGCTATTGCGGTGATGGCCAGCGGCTCCTATTCGTTCAAGGGCTCCGGCTATGTGCGCGGCGGCATTTTCGACCGCATTCAGATTCGTCAGTTTGGTGACACCTTCAACTTCCGCGATCTCGATTTTTATCGTTTAAGCGATGTGTACAGCGAGGGAATGCCGGACTTTTCCGAAATGGCAATCTTCATCATTCGCCAGCAATACAACTTCGATCCGGGCACGCCCTGGACCCTCGAACTGACGGTAAAACGCCAGACCGGCCCGCTGGACAGCAAATTCCAGGTGTTCCCGCTGGAGTACCAGCTACCCGAGCAGTATTACACCCGTGCGGACGTGGTGGTTAGTCAGGAAGAATGGCTAGAAACCCAACCCATGTGGGTTCAGGTGTGGTACCAGAAACAGTTCCAGATTGTGGTGTTAGGCGCGGGCATATTGGTGTTGCTGTTTGTTCTGTTCTTCCAGGACTGGCTGGTAAAGCGGCCCAACTTAACCCGCTGGATTCGCCACGGCTTTCTTACCTACACCCTGTTCTTTATTGGTTGGTACGCCCTAGGGCAGCTGTCCATCGTAAACGTACTAACGTTTGTACACAGCTTCATGTCTGGCTTTAGTTGGCAGACGTTCTTGATCGACCCGATCATGTTCATATTGTGGGCAGTGGTGGCGGGCATTGTGTTGCTTTGGGGCCGCGCGGTCTATTGCGGTTGGCTGTGCCCGTTTGGTGCGCTGCAAGAGTTGCTGAATGAAATCGCCCGCAAGCTAAAAATACCTCAGTACAACGTGCCGTTTGCCGTGCACGAACGCCTATGGGCCATCAAGTACATCATTCTGCTGGTGCTTTTCGGTGTGTCGCTGGAATCCATGGCGATGGCAGAAAGGCTGGCGGAAATTGAACCTTTCAAAACGTCTATCACTCTGCATTTTGCCCGCTCCTGGCCGTTTGTGCTCTACGCGGTGGTGTTGCTGGTGATCAACCTGTTCACTCGCAAGGTGTATTGCCGCTACCTGTGCCCGCTGGGCGCCGCGCTGGCGCTGCCCACCAAACTGCGGGTATTCGACTGGCTCAAGCGCCGCAAGGAATGTGGCACCCCCTGCCGCCTGTGCGAAAAAGAGTGCGAGGTACAGGCCATTCACCCAGACGGCACCATCAATTTCATGGAATGCCACTACTGCCTGGACTGCCAGGTAACTTATTTCGACGACAACAAGTGCCCGCCGTTGATCGTGAAGCACCGCGGCAAGCGCCGTGGCCAAAATTCGCCGGGGCGCCCGGAACAGATTCCAGTTGTCGAAGTGAAATAA
- a CDS encoding Crp/Fnr family transcriptional regulator, which yields MHEHAKEDAAMALIQAADTRTQDTPMNYSKPVLVAVKPGDHEDSLALLRSHAMFSALAEDDLQELLHHARRLRLGHHQLLYRQDMPAHHFFFVLSGRLRLYRLDASGIDRTLDSIAPGDCIAEVMIYADPARYACYAEALKNSEVLMIPVKAYQDLLDTHHSYTQAALRHYAMRAVTRFHDLEIMTVQSARDRLIRYLVDLLPEGSEQGGEVELPLPKCLVASRLAMQPETFSRILADLKSNGLVRVNRSRVFISDPSKLIQISQ from the coding sequence ATGCATGAACACGCTAAAGAGGATGCCGCCATGGCGCTGATACAGGCTGCCGATACTCGCACGCAGGACACCCCCATGAACTACTCAAAACCGGTTCTGGTGGCGGTTAAGCCTGGTGACCACGAAGACAGCCTGGCGCTTTTGCGTAGCCACGCCATGTTCAGCGCTCTGGCAGAAGACGACCTGCAAGAGCTTCTGCATCATGCCCGCCGCTTGCGGTTGGGCCATCACCAGTTGCTGTATCGCCAGGACATGCCGGCCCACCACTTCTTCTTTGTGTTGTCCGGCCGTTTGCGCTTGTACCGGCTGGATGCATCAGGCATCGACCGCACTCTGGACAGCATCGCGCCAGGCGACTGCATTGCCGAAGTGATGATATACGCCGATCCCGCCCGCTACGCCTGTTACGCCGAAGCCCTGAAAAACAGCGAAGTGCTGATGATTCCGGTGAAAGCGTATCAAGACTTGCTGGACACCCATCACAGCTATACCCAAGCCGCTTTGCGCCACTACGCTATGCGCGCAGTGACTCGTTTTCACGATCTGGAAATCATGACCGTGCAGAGCGCCCGCGATCGGCTGATTCGCTATTTAGTCGATTTGTTGCCAGAAGGCAGCGAGCAGGGTGGTGAAGTGGAATTGCCACTGCCCAAATGCCTGGTGGCATCGCGCCTTGCCATGCAGCCGGAAACTTTTTCGCGCATTCTGGCCGACCTGAAATCCAACGGCCTGGTGCGGGTAAATCGCAGTCGGGTGTTTATTTCAGACCCGAGCAAGCTGATTCAGATAAGCCAATAG
- the narH gene encoding nitrate reductase subunit beta, whose protein sequence is MKIRSQVGMVLNLDKCIGCHTCSVTCKNVWTSREGMEYAWFNNVETKPGIGYPKEWENQDKWKGGWLRDPSGKIRPRIGGKFRVLANIFANPDLPEIDDYYEPFDFDYQHLHTAGDSKHQPVARPRSLITGKRMDKIEWGPNWEEILGTEFAKRRKDKNFDQIQADIYGQFESTFMMYLPRLCEHCLNPTCVASCPSGAIYKREEDGIVLIDQDKCRGWRMCVSGCPYKKIYFNWKTGKSEKCIFCYPRIEAGMPTVCSETCVGRIRYLGVLLYDADRIEEVASTPGEHELYEKQLEIFLDPFDSKVIEQATKDGVPMNVIDAAQRSPVYKMAVEWKLALPLHPEYRTLPMVWYVPPLSPIQSAAEAGQVEFDGVLPKIESLRIPVKYLANLLTAGDEKPIVRALKRIMAMRLYKRAETVDGVEDLRALEEVGLTKAQADEMYRYLAIANYEDRFVIPTGHREMAKEAFPERGGCGFSFGDGCSSSSSEFNMFGGKSQTTTMVQKLTTVKQVDPKQLQD, encoded by the coding sequence ATGAAAATCCGTTCCCAAGTAGGCATGGTGCTGAACCTGGATAAGTGCATTGGTTGCCACACCTGTTCAGTGACCTGTAAAAACGTATGGACCAGCCGTGAAGGCATGGAGTACGCCTGGTTCAACAACGTTGAAACCAAGCCCGGTATTGGTTACCCGAAAGAGTGGGAAAACCAGGACAAGTGGAAAGGCGGTTGGCTACGCGACCCTAGCGGCAAAATCCGCCCCCGCATCGGTGGCAAGTTCCGGGTGTTGGCGAACATTTTCGCCAACCCGGATCTGCCGGAAATTGACGACTACTACGAACCGTTCGATTTCGATTATCAGCACCTGCACACCGCAGGCGATAGCAAACACCAGCCGGTTGCACGGCCGCGGTCGCTGATCACCGGCAAGCGCATGGACAAAATCGAGTGGGGCCCGAACTGGGAAGAAATCCTGGGCACCGAGTTTGCCAAGCGTCGCAAGGATAAAAACTTCGACCAGATTCAGGCCGACATTTACGGCCAGTTTGAAAGCACATTCATGATGTACCTGCCGCGTCTGTGCGAGCACTGTCTGAACCCCACCTGTGTGGCCAGCTGTCCCAGCGGCGCCATCTACAAGCGGGAAGAAGACGGCATTGTGCTGATCGATCAGGACAAGTGCCGCGGCTGGCGCATGTGTGTATCCGGCTGTCCGTACAAGAAAATTTACTTCAACTGGAAAACCGGTAAATCCGAGAAGTGCATCTTCTGCTACCCACGGATTGAAGCCGGTATGCCCACCGTGTGTTCGGAAACCTGCGTAGGCCGGATTCGCTACCTGGGCGTGCTGCTGTATGACGCTGACCGGATCGAAGAAGTAGCCAGTACCCCCGGCGAGCACGAACTGTACGAGAAGCAGCTGGAAATCTTCCTCGACCCGTTTGATTCAAAAGTGATCGAGCAGGCGACGAAAGACGGCGTGCCGATGAACGTAATCGACGCGGCCCAGCGCAGCCCGGTCTACAAAATGGCGGTTGAATGGAAACTGGCCCTGCCGCTGCACCCGGAATACCGCACTCTGCCCATGGTGTGGTATGTGCCGCCCCTGAGCCCGATTCAGTCAGCCGCCGAAGCCGGCCAGGTCGAGTTTGACGGCGTACTGCCGAAAATCGAAAGCCTGCGCATTCCAGTGAAGTACCTGGCCAACCTGCTCACCGCCGGTGACGAAAAGCCCATCGTACGTGCGCTAAAACGCATCATGGCCATGCGCTTGTACAAGCGTGCTGAAACCGTAGACGGCGTGGAAGATTTGCGGGCACTGGAAGAAGTCGGGTTGACCAAAGCCCAAGCCGATGAAATGTACCGCTACTTGGCCATTGCCAATTACGAAGACCGTTTCGTGATTCCCACCGGTCATCGCGAAATGGCCAAAGAAGCCTTCCCCGAGCGCGGTGGTTGTGGTTTCAGCTTTGGCGACGGCTGTAGCAGCAGTAGCAGTGAATTCAACATGTTCGGCGGCAAAAGCCAGACCACCACCATGGTGCAAAAACTGACCACGGTGAAACAGGTTGACCCGAAACAGCTGCAGGATTGA
- the narI gene encoding respiratory nitrate reductase subunit gamma: MSYLNTLVFGIYPYIAILIMLVGTWARYDNSQFTWRAQSTQILSKKNMVWASVMFHVGVLVIFFGHLVGLLTPHFVYEPFMSAGTKQVMAIVVGGIAGIMALIGGVALAVRRLTNPRVQASSSFSDNMIIVILMVQVALGMLTIYPTLSHLDGSTMLLLASWAQGILIFQGDAASHIAGVHWIYKTHIFLGLTIFVLFPFSRLVHMLSVPLEYFGRRYQVVRKRV, translated from the coding sequence ATGTCCTATTTAAATACACTGGTGTTCGGGATTTATCCGTACATTGCCATTCTGATTATGTTGGTTGGCACCTGGGCCCGCTACGATAACAGCCAATTTACCTGGCGCGCTCAATCCACACAGATTCTGAGCAAGAAAAACATGGTGTGGGCCAGCGTGATGTTCCACGTGGGTGTACTGGTGATTTTCTTTGGTCACCTGGTGGGCCTGTTAACGCCGCACTTTGTCTATGAGCCCTTTATGAGCGCCGGCACCAAACAGGTAATGGCGATTGTCGTGGGCGGCATCGCCGGAATCATGGCGTTGATCGGTGGTGTCGCGTTGGCGGTTCGCCGCCTGACCAATCCTCGGGTTCAAGCCAGCAGCTCCTTCTCCGACAATATGATCATTGTGATACTGATGGTTCAGGTTGCGCTGGGCATGCTGACCATTTACCCCACATTGAGCCATTTGGATGGCAGCACCATGTTGCTGCTGGCATCTTGGGCCCAAGGCATTCTGATCTTCCAGGGTGATGCCGCGTCGCACATTGCCGGTGTGCACTGGATCTACAAGACTCATATTTTCTTGGGCCTGACGATCTTTGTACTCTTTCCGTTCAGCCGTCTGGTGCACATGCTGAGCGTGCCACTGGAGTATTTCGGCCGCAGGTACCAAGTGGTGCGTAAGCGGGTTTAG
- a CDS encoding peptidylprolyl isomerase: MQLIPTGDAEQPRNRFPPVYVGDTLINEDDIAREMQYHPADEAATAWHDAAKSLVIRQLLLDQARLLKLPEELAEEDRIAKVLESELGVPDPTEQDCERFFNANPRRFCSPVVMAVSHILLAAAPDDVAELMRQEEVGDQLLKALFEGRSRFDDLAKQYSACESRHQAGSLGQISKGQTVDEFERPVLNLKEGLHSELIETRYGYHIVRVDQRIDGQPLPYEHVKPKIRQYLSESVTRRACRQYLQVLAAEAGVEGVDLELPDSPLMQ; this comes from the coding sequence ATGCAATTGATTCCTACTGGTGATGCCGAACAACCCAGAAACCGGTTTCCGCCGGTTTATGTTGGCGATACGCTGATCAACGAAGACGACATAGCGCGGGAAATGCAGTATCACCCCGCCGATGAAGCCGCTACCGCCTGGCACGACGCCGCCAAAAGCCTAGTAATAAGGCAGTTGCTGCTGGATCAGGCCAGGCTGTTGAAACTGCCTGAAGAGCTGGCTGAAGAAGACCGTATCGCCAAAGTGCTTGAGTCAGAGCTGGGTGTTCCAGACCCGACAGAGCAGGACTGCGAACGCTTCTTTAACGCCAATCCCAGGCGGTTTTGCAGCCCGGTGGTGATGGCCGTGAGCCACATATTGCTGGCGGCAGCACCGGATGACGTGGCCGAGCTTATGCGCCAGGAAGAAGTAGGGGATCAATTGCTGAAAGCGTTGTTTGAAGGTCGGTCACGGTTTGATGACCTGGCCAAGCAGTATTCAGCTTGCGAATCTCGCCATCAAGCCGGCAGCCTCGGGCAGATCAGCAAAGGCCAGACCGTCGACGAGTTTGAGCGCCCGGTGCTGAATTTGAAGGAAGGTCTGCATTCCGAGCTGATCGAAACCCGTTACGGCTACCACATTGTGCGCGTAGACCAGCGCATTGATGGCCAGCCATTGCCTTACGAGCATGTAAAACCAAAAATCCGCCAGTATCTGAGCGAAAGTGTGACCCGCCGCGCTTGCCGCCAGTACTTGCAGGTGCTGGCGGCCGAAGCCGGTGTTGAAGGGGTTGACCTGGAACTGCCGGATTCACCACTGATGCAATAG
- a CDS encoding ribonucleotide reductase subunit alpha, translating to MISNYRELIAATKQEHEPQRLLFVFCRAELPDDANADERAAFKRGEGGALTPIICVDKTPAEVANFSQLVEESRSTGEKWDVVFVAAMSGRGGVPPSSDETQQPITMMVESIRMGHVGNYLPLDVNGEAVSLG from the coding sequence ATGATCAGCAATTACCGCGAATTGATTGCCGCTACCAAACAGGAACACGAACCCCAGCGCCTTTTGTTTGTGTTTTGCCGCGCCGAATTGCCAGACGATGCCAATGCCGACGAACGCGCAGCGTTTAAGCGAGGCGAGGGTGGGGCACTTACGCCGATTATCTGCGTGGATAAGACACCTGCCGAAGTCGCAAATTTCAGTCAATTGGTGGAGGAGTCCCGCAGCACCGGCGAGAAATGGGATGTTGTATTTGTGGCGGCTATGTCTGGCCGTGGCGGCGTTCCTCCGTCCAGCGACGAAACACAGCAGCCCATAACCATGATGGTCGAGAGCATTCGTATGGGCCACGTTGGCAATTACTTGCCTTTGGACGTTAACGGCGAAGCCGTGAGCCTAGGTTAG
- the narJ gene encoding nitrate reductase molybdenum cofactor assembly chaperone gives MKILKVMALLLEYPNADLQRGRDELTAAVLEDSRLPRKNKEQLLRCIDMLCDGNLLDLQESYVATFDRGRATSLLLFEHVHGESRDRGQAMVDLMEQYKTNGLEIDARELPDYLPLFMEYLSTRPWEEIKNWLEDIHHILGLLGERLYQRESVYHGIMDSLLELSGRKTDRKELAKIVASEERDDTPEALDKVWEEEMVKFVDDQGSSCSTGGVVGQRRRELEQTQTIHLSDQLMADVTPRPAQQPVSNA, from the coding sequence ATGAAAATTCTAAAAGTGATGGCGCTGTTGCTGGAATACCCGAACGCCGATCTGCAGCGTGGCCGCGATGAATTGACGGCTGCGGTGCTGGAAGACAGCCGTTTGCCGCGAAAAAACAAAGAGCAGCTGCTGCGCTGCATTGACATGCTTTGCGACGGCAATCTGCTGGACTTGCAGGAAAGCTACGTAGCCACCTTTGACCGGGGCCGCGCCACGTCCTTGCTGTTGTTCGAACACGTGCACGGCGAATCCCGCGATCGCGGGCAGGCAATGGTAGACCTGATGGAGCAATACAAAACCAACGGTCTGGAGATTGATGCCCGCGAACTGCCGGATTACCTGCCGTTGTTCATGGAGTATCTGTCTACCCGGCCATGGGAAGAGATCAAAAACTGGCTGGAAGATATTCACCACATTCTGGGCTTGCTGGGTGAGCGTCTGTACCAGCGTGAAAGCGTGTACCACGGAATTATGGATTCGCTGCTTGAACTGTCTGGCCGCAAAACCGACCGCAAGGAACTGGCGAAGATTGTGGCCTCGGAAGAGCGCGACGACACCCCCGAAGCGCTGGACAAAGTGTGGGAAGAGGAAATGGTGAAGTTTGTGGATGATCAGGGCAGCTCCTGCAGCACCGGTGGCGTGGTAGGTCAGCGCCGCCGTGAATTGGAGCAAACTCAGACCATTCACTTGAGCGACCAGCTGATGGCGGATGTCACACCTCGCCCGGCTCAACAACCGGTGAGTAACGCCTGA
- the nosZ gene encoding TAT-dependent nitrous-oxide reductase, translating to MSKDHEQGYKERAKTEHLGLSRRRFLGATAVAGVAGVAGLGGAVMSSEAFAAAAKEARNNIDVGPGELDEYYGFWSGGHQGEVRIMGIPSMRELMRIPVFNVDSATGWGLTNESKDVLGHDNKFLNGDCHHPHISMTDGRYDGKYLFINDKANTRVARIRLDIMKCDKITHVPNVQAIHGLRLQKVPYTKYVFCNAEYVIPHPNDGSDFSMENSYTMFNALDAETMEMAWQVIVDGNLDNTDADYTGKYAASTCYNSEKAKDLAGTMRNDRDWVVVFNVERIEQAVKNGDFKTLGDSKVPVVDGRSKSPLTRYIPVPKNPHGVNTSPDGKYFIAAGKLSPTCSVIAIDKLDDVFDDKIELRDVIVAEPELGLGPLHTTYDGRGNAYTTLFIDSQVVKWNIADAIKHYNGEDVNYLRQKLDVHYQPGHNHASLTESRDADGKWLVVLSKFSKDRFLPVGPLHPENDQLIDISGDEMKLVHDGPAFAEPHDCIMVRRDQIKTKKIYTRDDPYFASARAQAEKDGVTLEGDNKIIRDGKKVRVYMTSVAPMYGTTEFTVKQGDEVTVYVTNLDTIEDVTHGFSVVNHGVSMEISPQQTSSVTFVADKPGVHWYYCNWFCHALHMEMTGRMLVEKA from the coding sequence ATGAGCAAAGACCATGAGCAAGGTTATAAAGAACGGGCGAAAACGGAACATCTTGGCCTGAGTCGCCGGCGTTTTTTGGGTGCCACCGCGGTGGCTGGCGTCGCCGGTGTAGCTGGCCTTGGCGGCGCAGTCATGAGCAGTGAGGCGTTTGCAGCCGCGGCCAAAGAAGCACGCAACAACATTGACGTGGGCCCGGGCGAGTTGGATGAGTACTACGGTTTCTGGAGCGGTGGCCACCAGGGCGAAGTGCGGATAATGGGTATACCGTCTATGCGCGAGCTGATGCGTATTCCGGTGTTCAACGTGGATTCGGCAACCGGATGGGGCCTGACCAACGAAAGCAAAGACGTACTGGGTCACGACAACAAATTCCTGAACGGCGATTGTCACCACCCGCACATCTCTATGACTGACGGCCGTTACGATGGTAAGTATCTATTCATCAACGACAAAGCCAACACTCGCGTAGCTCGCATCCGTCTGGACATCATGAAGTGCGATAAGATTACCCACGTTCCTAACGTGCAGGCCATTCACGGTTTGCGTCTGCAGAAAGTGCCTTACACAAAATACGTGTTCTGCAACGCAGAATATGTGATTCCGCACCCGAACGATGGCAGCGATTTCTCGATGGAGAACAGCTACACCATGTTCAACGCCCTGGATGCGGAAACCATGGAAATGGCCTGGCAGGTGATTGTCGACGGCAACCTGGACAACACTGACGCTGACTACACCGGCAAATACGCGGCCTCTACCTGCTACAACTCAGAGAAAGCGAAAGATCTGGCCGGTACTATGCGCAACGACCGCGACTGGGTGGTGGTGTTTAACGTTGAACGCATCGAGCAAGCAGTTAAAAACGGCGACTTCAAAACTCTGGGCGACTCCAAAGTGCCCGTGGTGGATGGCCGCAGCAAATCCCCTTTGACCCGCTACATTCCGGTGCCGAAGAACCCGCACGGCGTGAACACGTCGCCGGATGGCAAGTACTTCATTGCTGCCGGCAAGCTGTCGCCAACCTGTTCTGTGATTGCCATCGACAAACTGGACGATGTGTTTGACGACAAAATCGAGCTGCGTGACGTGATTGTCGCCGAACCGGAGCTTGGCCTTGGGCCTCTTCACACCACGTACGATGGCCGCGGTAACGCCTACACCACGCTGTTTATCGACAGCCAGGTGGTGAAGTGGAACATTGCAGACGCCATCAAGCATTACAACGGTGAAGACGTAAACTACCTGCGCCAGAAGCTGGATGTGCATTACCAGCCAGGCCACAACCACGCGTCCTTGACGGAATCCCGCGATGCCGATGGCAAGTGGCTGGTGGTGCTGTCGAAGTTCTCGAAAGACCGTTTCCTGCCGGTTGGGCCTTTGCACCCGGAGAACGATCAGCTGATCGATATTTCTGGCGATGAAATGAAACTGGTTCACGACGGCCCGGCCTTCGCCGAACCACACGATTGCATTATGGTGCGTCGTGATCAGATCAAAACCAAGAAAATCTATACCCGTGACGATCCGTACTTCGCCAGCGCCCGCGCCCAGGCCGAGAAAGACGGTGTCACGCTGGAAGGCGATAACAAGATTATCCGCGACGGTAAAAAAGTGCGGGTTTATATGACGTCGGTGGCGCCTATGTACGGTACAACCGAGTTCACGGTGAAGCAGGGTGATGAGGTTACGGTGTATGTGACCAACCTGGACACCATTGAGGATGTGACTCATGGCTTTTCGGTGGTGAATCACGGTGTGAGCATGGAGATCAGTCCGCAGCAGACGTCGTCGGTGACGTTCGTGGCTGATAAACCAGGTGTGCATTGGTACTACTGCAACTGGTTCTGTCACGCTCTGCATATGGAGATGACGGGTCGGATGTTGGTCGAAAAGGCCTGA